A region from the Polaribacter sp. Hel1_33_78 genome encodes:
- the galK gene encoding galactokinase: protein MNTLLIKQVKEAFLTTFKADPILIFSPGRINIIGEHTDYNEGFVFPAAVNKGIAAAIQKSDTNECVAYAIDKESKITFDLENLKPSKEGNWENYVFGVVAEIQNKNKVIGNFNIAFKGDIPGGAGMSSSAALENSVVFGLNELFNLGLTKHEMILISQKAEHNYVGVKCGIMDQYASMFGIKDHALHLDCRTTTSKPYKIDFKDHQLMLINTNVKHSLSDSAYNDRRSACENISELLEVKSLRDATEADLEKILDQVTPTNFQKALYVIQEIARTRKAAKAIENNDLELLGHLMYQSHDGLSNQYKVSCEELDFLVSQAKKNNYVLGARMMGGGFGGCTINLISKNEAKNFAEATSKAFKNTFDNECSVYFVALSQGTHIVN, encoded by the coding sequence ATGAATACTCTATTAATTAAACAAGTTAAAGAAGCGTTTTTAACAACTTTTAAAGCCGATCCTATATTGATTTTTTCACCTGGAAGAATCAATATTATTGGAGAACATACAGATTATAATGAAGGCTTTGTTTTTCCGGCAGCCGTTAATAAAGGTATTGCTGCAGCCATACAAAAAAGTGACACAAATGAATGTGTTGCCTACGCTATTGACAAAGAAAGTAAAATAACGTTTGATTTAGAAAATCTAAAACCCTCTAAAGAAGGAAACTGGGAAAATTATGTTTTTGGGGTGGTGGCAGAAATACAAAATAAAAATAAAGTTATTGGTAATTTTAATATTGCTTTTAAAGGAGATATTCCTGGAGGTGCAGGCATGTCTTCATCAGCAGCACTAGAAAATTCTGTTGTTTTTGGTTTAAACGAACTTTTTAATTTGGGCTTAACCAAACACGAAATGATTTTAATATCACAAAAGGCAGAACATAATTATGTAGGTGTTAAATGTGGTATTATGGATCAATATGCAAGTATGTTTGGCATTAAAGACCATGCCTTACATTTAGATTGCAGAACAACAACATCTAAGCCTTATAAAATTGATTTTAAGGACCATCAATTAATGCTAATAAACACAAATGTAAAGCATAGCTTGTCTGATAGTGCATATAATGATAGACGCTCTGCTTGCGAAAATATTTCTGAATTGTTAGAGGTTAAGTCTTTAAGAGATGCTACAGAAGCAGATTTAGAAAAAATACTTGATCAAGTTACTCCTACTAATTTTCAAAAAGCATTATATGTAATACAAGAGATTGCTAGAACTAGAAAAGCAGCAAAAGCTATTGAAAACAATGATTTAGAATTATTAGGCCATTTAATGTATCAATCGCATGACGGATTATCTAACCAATATAAAGTAAGCTGTGAGGAGTTAGATTTTTTAGTTTCACAAGCTAAAAAAAACAACTATGTTTTAGGAGCTAGAATGATGGGAGGAGGTTTTGGTGGATGCACTATTAACTTAATTTCTAAAAATGAAGCAAAGAATTTTGCAGAGGCAACTTCAAAGGCTTTTAAGAACACATTTGATAACGAATGTTCTGTCTATTTTGTAGCACTATCGCAGGGAACACATATCGTAAATTAA
- a CDS encoding solute:sodium symporter family transporter, with amino-acid sequence MQIFTFLAFTILVAVISYLATRKTAETSSDGYFLGGRSLTAGVIAGSLLLTNLSTEQIVGLNGAAYTSGLSVMVWETLAAIAMVVTAIYLLPKYLKSGLTTVPGFLEKRFDVTTKTLTSILFLTGYVVVLLPVILYSGSLAISGMFDVPSLLGVTHTQSIWICVWGIGIIGSIYAVFGGLKAVAVSDSINAIGLLIGGVLIPFFGLLLIGDGDFFDGLHILTTQNPEKFNSIGGKTDPVPFYTIFTGMMLVQLFYWGTNQQIIQRALGAKNLKEGQKGLLLASFIKILGPIIVVLPGLIAYHIFEGNLETADSAYPMLVKKVLPKEWVGFFAAVLFGAILSSFNSVLNSSVTLFGIDVYKQHINTNADEKTVVKYGKTFGVLLAIAAMCIAPLIANAGSLFDYLQEINGIYSIPILTIIVVGFTTKKVPAIAAKIGLVSGCALYIISQFLLQPYFINAALTDANLQGITESSELALIKSQAYPHFLDIMAILFVLNILIMLVIGKLKPRKIAFRQKYTQQVNIAPWKYVHITGIGISLIVVFIYIYFA; translated from the coding sequence ATGCAAATATTCACATTCCTAGCATTCACAATCTTAGTTGCTGTAATTTCTTATTTAGCAACAAGAAAAACAGCTGAAACCTCATCTGATGGTTATTTTTTAGGAGGGAGAAGTTTAACCGCAGGCGTTATTGCAGGTTCATTATTGCTTACCAATTTATCTACAGAGCAAATTGTAGGTTTAAATGGAGCTGCCTACACCAGTGGTTTATCTGTTATGGTATGGGAAACATTAGCTGCCATAGCCATGGTAGTTACAGCCATTTATCTGCTCCCGAAATATTTAAAAAGCGGTCTTACCACTGTTCCTGGTTTTTTAGAAAAAAGATTTGATGTTACTACAAAAACACTAACCTCAATATTATTTTTAACAGGTTATGTAGTTGTACTTTTACCTGTTATCTTGTATTCTGGTTCATTAGCAATTAGTGGCATGTTTGATGTACCCTCTTTATTAGGGGTTACACATACTCAATCTATATGGATTTGTGTGTGGGGAATAGGTATAATTGGATCTATTTATGCTGTTTTTGGAGGTTTAAAAGCGGTTGCCGTTTCAGATTCAATAAATGCCATTGGTTTATTAATTGGTGGTGTTCTCATTCCTTTTTTTGGATTATTGCTCATTGGTGATGGCGATTTCTTTGATGGATTACATATACTAACAACTCAAAATCCAGAAAAATTCAACTCTATTGGTGGTAAAACAGATCCGGTTCCGTTTTATACCATTTTTACAGGGATGATGTTGGTGCAATTATTCTATTGGGGCACAAATCAGCAAATTATTCAAAGAGCTTTAGGAGCAAAAAATTTAAAAGAAGGGCAAAAAGGATTATTATTAGCCTCATTTATTAAAATTTTAGGACCAATAATAGTGGTACTCCCAGGCTTAATTGCCTATCATATTTTTGAAGGCAATCTAGAAACAGCTGATAGCGCCTACCCAATGTTGGTTAAAAAAGTATTACCAAAAGAGTGGGTTGGATTTTTTGCCGCCGTTTTATTTGGTGCCATATTAAGTTCATTTAATAGTGTTTTAAACAGCTCTGTAACCTTATTTGGAATTGACGTTTACAAACAACATATAAATACAAATGCAGATGAAAAAACTGTAGTTAAATATGGAAAAACCTTTGGAGTTCTGCTAGCCATTGCGGCAATGTGTATAGCTCCTTTAATTGCAAATGCCGGGAGTCTATTTGATTATTTACAAGAAATAAACGGTATCTATAGCATTCCAATATTAACGATAATTGTGGTTGGATTCACTACTAAAAAAGTACCTGCAATAGCTGCTAAAATTGGTTTGGTATCCGGTTGTGCATTGTATATTATTAGCCAATTTTTACTACAACCTTATTTTATAAATGCTGCTTTAACAGATGCTAACCTACAAGGAATAACTGAATCCTCTGAATTGGCTTTAATCAAATCACAAGCCTATCCGCACTTTTTAGACATCATGGCAATATTATTTGTACTAAATATTTTAATTATGTTAGTTATAGGTAAGTTGAAACCTAGAAAAATTGCATTCCGCCAAAAGTACACGCAACAAGTAAATATTGCTCCTTGGAAATATGTTCATATTACTGGAATAGGTATAAGTTTAATTGTGGTATTCATCTATATATATTTTGCATAA
- a CDS encoding glycoside hydrolase family 2 TIM barrel-domain containing protein, translating into MKIIHPTIFIVLISSIIGCAKNTNFSSSKEKFNSDWYFTKVENEDVSDHTFINEEAFTAWQKISLPHTPQIEPKIVNNQWQGISWYKKEFLLPHSKKGKKLFLHFEGAMNIAEVWVNNKKLITHHGGYLPFVVDFSDVANFYKENTIAIKLNNKDNPITGPKPLEKLDFNTYGGIYRNVWLITKNKLYITDPILENKTASGGIFVQYNNVSKEKATIQIKTHLRNENSTSKTIYISHSLISNDSIVKNIRSKKINLAANFDKEIVLELPVENPKLWCPDFPNLYVLKTVVTANNTVVDTEKTTIGIKTMEFKGQDFYLNGKKTFLRGVNRHQEYPYIGYALSDNANYRDAKKIKDAGFDYVRLSHYPQSKSFMNACDELGLININAILGWQYFSENKAFQKHIFQTAKDLIRRDRNHASVMAWEVSLNESWMPETFIDSLTIIAKEEYPGNQNFTAGWQSYGYDIYLQARQHRLKHYDKNLKKPYNVSEYGDWEYYAMNAGLHQDSWGDLLQQERSSRQLRSAGEKALLQQATNIQEAHNDNLKTPAFSDGYWAMFDYNRGYANDLEASGIMDLFRIPKPMYYFYKSQRDADNPNGKPMIYIANQWKEDSPLDIRIFSNCEEVELFLNGKSLGKQKPDNNRISDKINHPPFTFNLSKYQKGNLEAKGFINNKIVVNHTVKSPKKAKKIELKIDKSSYEIDKKNNDVVLLYANIMDENETIITNSLDSVKFTLEGNAELIGENPVKLEAGTASILLKVSKKSKNLKITASTSKTNFNDIISIQ; encoded by the coding sequence ATGAAAATAATTCACCCCACAATTTTTATAGTACTTATTTCAAGTATCATTGGATGTGCAAAAAACACCAATTTTAGCTCAAGTAAAGAAAAATTTAATTCAGATTGGTATTTTACAAAAGTAGAGAATGAAGATGTCTCCGATCATACCTTTATAAATGAAGAAGCATTTACAGCTTGGCAAAAAATAAGTCTACCACATACTCCACAAATTGAGCCTAAAATTGTAAATAATCAATGGCAAGGTATCAGTTGGTACAAAAAAGAATTTTTACTACCACACTCTAAAAAGGGGAAAAAATTATTTTTGCATTTTGAGGGCGCAATGAATATTGCAGAAGTTTGGGTAAACAACAAAAAACTTATCACACATCATGGGGGCTATTTGCCTTTTGTGGTTGATTTTTCTGACGTTGCTAATTTTTATAAAGAAAACACTATTGCTATAAAACTAAACAATAAAGACAACCCAATAACAGGACCTAAACCTCTGGAAAAATTAGATTTCAATACGTATGGAGGTATCTATAGAAATGTCTGGTTGATTACTAAAAATAAACTCTATATTACAGATCCAATTCTAGAAAATAAAACTGCAAGTGGTGGCATTTTTGTACAGTATAATAACGTTTCAAAAGAAAAAGCCACTATACAAATTAAAACGCATCTTAGAAATGAAAATAGCACATCAAAAACTATCTACATCTCACATTCTTTAATTTCTAATGATAGTATCGTAAAAAATATAAGGAGCAAAAAGATTAATTTAGCGGCAAATTTTGATAAAGAAATAGTCTTAGAATTACCTGTTGAAAACCCTAAATTATGGTGTCCCGATTTTCCAAATTTATATGTTTTAAAAACAGTAGTTACTGCAAATAATACAGTTGTGGATACTGAGAAAACGACAATCGGTATCAAAACAATGGAATTTAAAGGTCAAGACTTTTACTTAAATGGTAAGAAAACATTTTTACGAGGCGTAAATCGTCATCAAGAATACCCTTATATTGGTTACGCCCTTTCTGACAATGCCAACTACAGAGATGCCAAAAAGATTAAAGATGCTGGATTTGATTATGTAAGACTATCGCATTATCCGCAAAGCAAATCATTTATGAATGCCTGTGATGAGTTGGGTTTAATTAATATCAACGCCATTTTAGGCTGGCAGTACTTTAGTGAAAATAAAGCATTTCAAAAACATATTTTTCAAACCGCTAAAGATTTAATTCGTAGAGACCGAAATCATGCATCTGTGATGGCTTGGGAAGTTTCTTTAAACGAATCTTGGATGCCAGAAACCTTTATAGATTCCTTAACTATAATTGCTAAAGAAGAATATCCTGGAAATCAAAACTTTACTGCAGGCTGGCAATCTTATGGCTATGATATTTACTTACAAGCAAGACAACATCGCCTAAAACACTATGATAAAAACTTAAAAAAGCCTTACAATGTTTCTGAATATGGAGATTGGGAATATTACGCTATGAATGCTGGTTTACATCAGGATTCGTGGGGTGATTTGTTACAACAAGAAAGATCTAGTAGACAGTTGCGCTCGGCAGGAGAAAAAGCTTTACTGCAACAGGCTACTAACATACAAGAAGCCCACAATGATAATTTAAAAACACCTGCGTTTTCTGACGGTTACTGGGCAATGTTCGACTACAACAGAGGTTATGCCAATGATTTAGAGGCCTCAGGAATTATGGATTTATTTCGTATTCCCAAACCAATGTATTATTTTTACAAAAGCCAAAGAGATGCAGACAATCCCAATGGCAAACCAATGATTTATATTGCCAACCAATGGAAAGAAGATAGCCCTTTAGATATTCGTATTTTTAGCAATTGCGAAGAGGTTGAACTTTTCTTAAATGGAAAATCCTTAGGGAAACAAAAACCTGATAATAATAGAATTTCAGATAAAATAAACCATCCTCCATTTACTTTTAATCTGTCAAAATATCAGAAGGGAAATTTAGAAGCAAAAGGATTTATCAATAATAAAATAGTTGTAAACCATACTGTAAAAAGTCCAAAGAAAGCAAAGAAAATTGAATTAAAAATTGATAAAAGCAGTTATGAAATTGATAAAAAAAATAATGATGTAGTTTTACTGTACGCCAATATTATGGACGAAAATGAAACTATTATAACAAATTCTTTAGATAGTGTAAAATTTACTTTAGAGGGTAATGCAGAATTAATAGGTGAAAATCCTGTAAAATTAGAGGCTGGTACAGCAAGCATACTTTTAAAAGTATCAAAAAAATCTAAAAATCTAAAAATTACTGCATCGACAAGTAAAACAAATTTTAATGATATAATTTCAATTCAATAA
- a CDS encoding glycosyl hydrolase 53 family protein: MKKIIVIFLLCFSNILVSQSIEITGFNENPLQVSPLLGSDLIVNFKYTSEAGSTGNNIFIGLEILDSNNQYVSYINGVTLNNQQAGTNVEKSAAFFVGSVHKPSEDLPAGHYYQVKAILYQSGGWVENAWAGYWNSPKTELENSNDYNFSAKTIAKGADISWMTEMEDQGYTWKDNDGNTKELLPLLKEYDIDAVRLRVWVNPENSNANGWCDIDDMVVKAEKAHANNQDILISIHYSDWWADPGQQTKPEAWTNYSLSQLETAVANHTTAILNALDAKGITPKWIQIGNETNDGMLWTTGKASTGGFANYAKFLNAGANAVKTFNSSIKTILHISNGYDNSFFRWSIDSLISNGFQQNQFDIIGMSLYPDENNWKTYVDATFNNMIDLKSRYNKDVMLVEIGFSNSRPDITYQYITYMIEKTKQAEGLGVFYWEPIARSPFVNYSKGAWDADGSPSVAMDAFIDKSALSADTVNLSTDALYIFPNPTRNLITVNSTETPINSLKLYNTNGNLLIDKKGNQHKLELDLSKLATGIYFLNINHNVVKKIIKQ; this comes from the coding sequence ATGAAAAAAATTATTGTAATCTTTCTGTTGTGTTTCTCAAACATTTTAGTGTCTCAATCTATAGAAATTACTGGGTTCAATGAAAATCCGCTTCAGGTAAGTCCCTTATTAGGCTCAGATTTAATTGTTAATTTTAAATATACCAGTGAAGCAGGATCCACTGGGAATAACATTTTTATAGGTTTAGAAATTTTAGACAGTAACAACCAATATGTTAGTTATATTAATGGAGTTACATTAAATAATCAACAAGCAGGCACTAATGTAGAAAAATCTGCGGCATTCTTTGTGGGAAGTGTTCATAAACCTTCAGAAGATTTACCTGCAGGTCATTATTATCAAGTAAAAGCCATTTTATATCAGAGCGGCGGTTGGGTAGAAAATGCGTGGGCTGGTTATTGGAACTCTCCAAAAACAGAATTAGAAAACTCAAATGATTACAATTTTAGCGCCAAAACAATAGCAAAAGGGGCAGATATAAGTTGGATGACAGAAATGGAAGACCAAGGTTATACTTGGAAAGATAATGATGGCAATACAAAAGAATTATTGCCCTTATTAAAAGAATATGATATAGATGCTGTGCGTCTGAGAGTTTGGGTAAATCCAGAAAACTCCAATGCCAATGGCTGGTGTGATATCGATGATATGGTAGTTAAAGCAGAAAAGGCGCATGCTAACAATCAAGATATTTTAATTTCTATACATTATAGTGATTGGTGGGCAGATCCAGGTCAACAAACCAAACCTGAAGCCTGGACTAATTATTCTTTATCGCAATTAGAAACAGCAGTTGCTAACCATACAACGGCTATTCTAAACGCTTTAGATGCCAAAGGCATTACCCCTAAATGGATTCAGATAGGAAACGAAACCAATGATGGTATGTTATGGACCACTGGAAAAGCATCTACCGGAGGTTTTGCTAATTATGCTAAATTTTTAAATGCCGGTGCCAATGCTGTAAAAACATTTAATAGCAGCATTAAAACAATTTTACACATTTCTAATGGATATGATAACTCGTTCTTTAGATGGAGTATCGATAGTTTAATCAGTAATGGATTTCAACAGAATCAGTTTGATATTATAGGCATGTCTTTATATCCTGATGAAAACAATTGGAAAACTTATGTGGATGCCACTTTTAATAACATGATTGATTTAAAATCGCGTTATAACAAAGATGTAATGCTGGTAGAAATTGGTTTTTCTAATAGTAGACCAGACATAACCTATCAATATATTACTTATATGATAGAAAAAACTAAACAAGCAGAAGGTTTAGGAGTTTTTTATTGGGAACCCATTGCAAGAAGCCCATTTGTGAATTACTCCAAAGGAGCTTGGGATGCTGATGGCAGCCCCTCAGTTGCCATGGATGCATTTATAGATAAGTCAGCCCTAAGTGCGGATACAGTTAATCTTTCAACTGATGCTTTATATATTTTTCCAAATCCTACACGTAATCTAATTACAGTGAACTCAACAGAAACCCCAATAAATAGTTTGAAATTGTACAATACAAATGGAAATTTGTTAATTGATAAAAAAGGGAATCAACATAAGTTAGAATTGGATTTATCTAAACTAGCAACGGGTATTTATTTCTTAAACATTAACCATAATGTTGTAAAAAAGATAATTAAACAATAA
- a CDS encoding aldose 1-epimerase, translating to MFTIQSTTEEGLPIIILQNKSNTTSAKISLNEGGRLKDLKIKTITLIKEIPEFDYSTSYASSILFPFVGRMAEGKYSYQNKEYQLNCNENSNNTLHGLVYNKKFNVVKETKNVNCASVIINYEETNENLGFPYKFNLQLTYTLFENEIRLSVMIKNIDHKTFPFTLGWHPYFFCDKLSRSTLEFESNQKIKFNENLITEKVIAHKTEKYFKIKDQQLDDCFILNANTINFLTPDHHIEISSNQSENYLQLYTPKDLPLIAIEPMTGVSNSFNNNIGLQQLAPNQKHSTTWNVKLNS from the coding sequence ATGTTTACAATTCAAAGCACCACAGAAGAAGGGTTACCTATTATTATACTGCAAAATAAAAGCAATACTACTTCCGCAAAAATTAGTTTAAATGAAGGTGGAAGACTTAAAGATTTAAAAATTAAGACCATTACTTTAATCAAAGAAATTCCAGAGTTTGATTATAGTACCTCGTATGCTTCTTCAATTTTGTTTCCTTTTGTAGGCAGAATGGCAGAGGGAAAATATAGCTATCAAAATAAAGAATATCAATTAAATTGCAATGAAAATAGCAATAATACTTTGCATGGTTTAGTTTACAATAAAAAATTTAACGTTGTAAAAGAAACAAAAAATGTAAACTGTGCCTCAGTTATAATTAACTATGAAGAAACTAATGAAAATTTAGGATTTCCTTACAAGTTTAATCTTCAATTAACTTATACACTATTTGAAAATGAGATTAGGCTATCTGTAATGATTAAAAATATAGATCACAAAACCTTCCCTTTTACTTTGGGTTGGCATCCTTATTTTTTTTGTGACAAACTATCTAGGAGCACTTTAGAGTTTGAAAGCAATCAAAAAATTAAATTCAACGAAAACTTAATTACAGAAAAAGTAATTGCGCATAAAACCGAAAAATACTTTAAAATTAAAGACCAACAATTAGACGATTGTTTCATCTTAAATGCTAATACTATTAATTTTTTAACACCAGACCATCATATAGAAATTTCATCCAATCAATCAGAAAACTATTTACAATTATACACTCCAAAAGATTTGCCACTTATTGCAATTGAACCAATGACAGGCGTTTCTAACAGCTTTAACAACAACATTGGATTGCAACAGTTAGCTCCAAATCAAAAACATTCTACAACATGGAATGTGAAATTGAATTCATAA
- the galE gene encoding UDP-glucose 4-epimerase GalE: MKKKVLVTGGCGYIGSHTVVALIQNNFEVIIIDDLSNSNAQTLNNIKKITGVKPTFCECDLKDIHHVKNVLKYNKDIEATIHFAAYKAVGESVAQPLLYYQNNLVSLINILISQLELGNINFIFSSSATVYGNPKKLPITEENQTERPFSPYGNTKKIAEEILEDLSKVNAESNMISLRYFNPIGAHESGLIGELPTGIPNNLMPYITQTAIGLREKLSVYGNDYPTPDGTPIRDYIHVVDLAKAHVKALKRQLQQKQEKNFETFNLGTGNGYSVLEIIKTFEKVSNKKLNYEIVGRRNGDVPSLYANAKLAEQKLLWKANKSLEEMITSSWLWEQKARHQTL; the protein is encoded by the coding sequence ATGAAAAAGAAAGTATTGGTTACTGGAGGTTGTGGTTACATTGGTTCTCACACAGTTGTAGCGTTAATTCAAAATAATTTTGAGGTAATTATTATTGATGATTTATCAAATTCAAATGCACAAACCTTAAATAATATTAAAAAAATAACGGGTGTAAAGCCTACTTTTTGTGAATGTGACTTAAAAGACATTCATCATGTTAAAAATGTTTTAAAATATAATAAAGATATCGAGGCTACCATTCATTTTGCCGCATATAAAGCCGTAGGAGAATCTGTTGCTCAACCTCTTTTATATTATCAAAATAATTTAGTAAGCCTCATCAATATTTTAATTTCTCAATTAGAATTAGGAAATATCAATTTTATATTCTCTTCGTCTGCAACGGTTTATGGCAATCCAAAAAAACTTCCAATTACAGAAGAAAACCAAACTGAAAGACCGTTTTCTCCTTATGGAAACACCAAAAAAATAGCAGAAGAAATTTTAGAAGATTTATCTAAAGTAAATGCTGAATCCAATATGATTTCTTTACGTTATTTTAACCCTATAGGAGCTCATGAATCAGGATTAATTGGCGAGTTACCAACTGGTATTCCTAATAACTTAATGCCTTATATTACACAAACTGCTATTGGGCTGAGAGAAAAGCTATCCGTTTACGGCAACGACTACCCTACTCCAGATGGCACTCCTATAAGAGATTATATTCATGTTGTAGATTTAGCAAAAGCTCATGTTAAAGCACTAAAAAGACAGTTACAACAAAAACAAGAAAAAAACTTTGAAACTTTTAACTTGGGAACAGGAAATGGATATTCTGTTTTAGAAATTATTAAAACTTTTGAGAAAGTTTCAAATAAAAAATTAAACTACGAAATTGTGGGAAGAAGAAATGGTGATGTACCTTCATTATATGCAAACGCTAAATTAGCCGAACAGAAATTATTATGGAAAGCAAATAAAAGTCTTGAAGAAATGATTACTTCTTCTTGGTTATGGGAACAAAAAGCTAGACACCAAACCTTATAA